The Trypanosoma brucei brucei TREU927 chromosome 9, whole genome shotgun sequence genome includes a window with the following:
- a CDS encoding farnesyl pyrophosphate synthetase, putative (similar to Hexaprenyl pyrophosphate synthetase, mitochondrial precursor(EC 2.5.1.-) (HPS). (Swiss- Prot:P18900) (Saccharomyces cerevisiae)), with amino-acid sequence MHRANIILRTAVTAANANAVLTGEGRPFSMVTREVKAMQNHISSLVANKENEVLDYAGKYVLSSGGKLLRPTLVAMMAHALVPPHMSQQFQASDIGSLDDIPSGTIRPFLRLGEVTELIHTAALVHDDVIDDSEMRRGKPALHCVHDVKRAVLAGDFLLARASLWIASLCVPRIVVLMTTALEDLTRGEMMQMEGCFDLERYEEKTYCKTGSLIANSLAATAVLADPSNSAHEVAAGEYGRRLGIAFQIVDDCLDITGDEKNLGKRTMVDMKAGIATLPTLLAARQDSKVDAAVRRRFKEPGDAEICVEAIERHGCVMEALQHADQHCRRGIAALRTLHESPARERLEAAMNLLLTREL; translated from the coding sequence ATGCACCGTGCTAATATTATATTACGCACTGCGGTCACGGCCGCCAATGCCAATGCCGTATTGACAGGGGAAGGTCGGCCCTTCTCTATGGTGACACGGGAGGTTAAGGCCATGCAGAATCACATTTCCAGCCTTGTCGCTAACAAGGAAAATGAAGTGCTGGATTACGCCGGTAAGTACGTGCTGTCGTCTGGGGGAAAGCTGCTGCGGCCCACATTAGTAGCAATGATGGCCCATGCACTCGTGCCGCCGCACATGAGTCAGCAGTTTCAGGCCAGTGATATTGGATCACTAGACGATATTCCTTCCGGCACGATCCGCCCCTTTTTGCGGCTTGGGGAGGTTACAGAACTTATACACACCGCTGCGTTGGTACACGATGATGTGATTGACGATAGTGAGATGCGCCGCGGGAAGCCTGCACTGCATTGCGTGCACGATGTCAAGCGTGCCGTGCTCGCGGGTGACTTCCTGCTAGCGCGGGCCTCACTGTGGATTGCTTCCCTATGTGTCCCTCGCATAGTGGTGTTGATGACCACAGCTTTAGAGGACTTAACGCGTGGGGAGATGATGCAAATGGAGGGCTGCTTTGATCTTGAAAGGTACGAAGAGAAGACGTACTGTAAGACGGGTTCGCTTATTGCTAATTCCCTAGCAGCCACGGCGGTGCTTGCGGATCCCTCGAACTCTGCCCATGAAGTCGCTGCTGGGGAGTATGGCAGGCGGTTAGGCATTGCATTTCAAATCGTGGACGACTGCCTCGACATCACAGGAGATGAAAAAAACCTTGGAAAACGGACAATGGTGGATATGAAGGCAGGAATCGCCACCTTACCCACTCTTCTCGCCGCGAGGCAGGACAGTAAAGTGGATGCCGCAGTGCGCCGCCGCTTTAAGGAGCCCGGCGACGCGGAGATTTGTGTGGAGGCTATCGAGCGTCACGGTTGTGTTATGGAGGCGTTACAGCACGCAGATCAGCACTGCCGACGTGGCATTGCGGCGCTACGCACTCTGCATGAGTCGCCTGCTCGTGAGCGGCTAGAAGCGGCGATGAATCTCCTCCTGACACGGGAATTGTGA